The Leptodactylus fuscus isolate aLepFus1 chromosome 5, aLepFus1.hap2, whole genome shotgun sequence genome segment caggtggcattgatcccaccacctaccatagcaatgatcccctcaccaaccgcacttcagcctgtccattctcatcctttgaacctgttacagaagaggaagtctcccaagcactttcttcatctcgccctacagcctgcagtagtgaccccttcccctcacaccttctccaatctctgtcgcctgctgtcacgacttatcttactaaaatatttaacctctctctcttctggaatcttcccatcctccttcaagcatgctgttataaccccgctattgaaaaaaccctccctggacccatcctgtgctgctaactatcgacccatctctaacctccccttcatttctaaactcttggaacgcctggtctattctcgtttaatccgctatctctctgctaactctctgcttgaccccttacaatctggtttctgtgctctgcactctactgaaacagctctcacaaaagtctccaatgatctcctaatggctaaatccaatagtgacttctctcttcttattcttctggacctctctgcagcttttgacactgttgaccatcatctcctcctcactatgctctgctcagtcggcctcaatgacactgcgctctcctggttctcctcttatctctcagaccgcactttcagtgtatcatttgcgggctctgtttcctcccctctttcccttgctgttggggttcctcagggctcagtcctagattatacacatcttcccgtgacgtcacccctgcactcatacagaacaccagcaactgtctctcggCTGTCTCAAATAttatgtcctcactctatctgaaactaaatctctccaagaatgaactactactgtttccaccatctaatagatctgtccctgatatatccattgcagtctcaggccttactataactcctaggcagtaggcccgctgcctcgaggtcatgtttgatgcagacctttccttcacacctcatattgaatcacttgcacgttcatgtcacctccaactcaaaaacatctccagaatatgccctttcctcaccagagatacactaaagacacttattgtctctctgattcattctcgccttgactactgtaactccttactaatccgtcttcccctcactaaactctcccctctacaatctattctgaatgcagcggccaggctcatctaccaggctagacgctacagcgaggcctccggtctgtgccagtcactacactagctgcctattcattatagaataaaatataaagttatcactctcctccacaaggctctccataatgccgcacctccctacatttcctccctcatctctgtctaccgcccaacccgtgctctccgctcactcaatgacctaacacttacatcttctattatcagaacctcccctgctcatatacaagacttctcccgagctgcaccccttctctggaatgctctaccccggacaatcagagtaactcccaatttctgcagtttcaaatgcaaactaaagacgcatcttttcagaccggccgatcacaatgtctaatgtaaacccttaaccctcctctgtccccgctcccacatttccccacatgatatgatgtcatctcaggataactttataggtccaagctccatccacatgttacaggacaccactagtgatggctcataaagtcttatgtttatgcaatgacagtcacttctattacaaaagtgtctgacctctatataagcaataccgcccctgctacctcttgtgtcaccccctctacctcatagattgtaagctcttgtgagcagggccctcagtcccattgtgtgaaatgactttctttgtaatgtatctttctgtctgtatttgaaccctacaaattgtacagcgctgcggaatatgttggcgctatataaataaaatttattattattattagcctatcaactacacactttctacactcactagaacctctatggaaagtggaaaaatacttggaaatcttctttcctctacattaatatggacagaaacacaaatttaaacctaaagaaacattaacatgcgctcatcacaattcctgatatgacagctgcaatTAAGcaaggtgcagggtacaatgctgacaaggcccgagcaccaggtacaggtgttacaatggctagcggataatgcttccagctgcttttccacaagccagtcagccactacctgcagtcgtgttcatacccaagagtctgcacctccttcctcccaacataccCAATCtttccagcagagtcatcccacccttgccccctcccaggatctgttttcaggtctttttactgtctctccctctgttgaaccacttcccgaatcccacgagctaccagatgactttgtatgtactgatgcccaaacactggagcatccgccattttctgccaattttgtggttgtggacccacaaccggtGTTTctaggcctcagtgatgatgacgagacacagttaccATCAGGGCAAgatgtggttatgtgcggtttgcagtaagaagagagtgagcaattggaagagcaGTTGGTgtacgacgaggccaccgacccgacctggataggggtaatgtctagcggggaaagcagtgtagatgtggaggcaagctaagcagcaaaaaaggtggctagaggcagaggcatgtccagaggcacaggacagacactcattcctgtatactgtcatacctTATATAGGAGCTAATACAtgctcaatatatctagcctctgtgtatacCCAAAAAAGCCTAAGTGGTATATAATCCATCAGTTAGTgaagtcactcattcctgtatactgtcatacagtatataggacctaaAAACTTGGTGGTGCCAACGTTTTCTAACAACTTACACCAATGTTCACGAGCTACTGATAAAAGAGTGGCCACTTctgtaagtctacagtagctggtgatagcctcaatacactctgGCAacgttgtgcgaggtcaccatatgctgaaaccctagataccatatgttgagcagggtgtgtgagctgcagagacctttgatggagttccatctccaaaacccaagggttcatcaaaatcagctccctcagtttctgcaccatgagtggccatagatggcagacttatgtgaaatccaatcccatcctttccactggacactttacaaactcaatagaacctctatgaaagtctaaatactttgaaacctttgaaaaaaaaaaaaaaacatgagcatgaacccctttaaatcaggttaaccatgacaaccacagatggcataagcaataagaaatccaacagcccccacctttaactgtcattgtgtatgtgtgtgtgatgtggtaggaccttaaaaaattcacttttgtggcccttaatgtgagtcagtcaaaattaagttagagtcccttaagctgagctaccagcagagattgaggcccttgattATATATGACCCAATATACactcaatatatctagcctctgtgtactgtatacaaaaaaacccaaacatttgtatacatcacaaaatgcgtaaggctagcgctaaGGGACGTGAACGAGGACATGCCCcgaggcgtggaaatgcagctggggagcaaggttgcggtcatgCTACagttagaggcagaggcatgtccagaggcagaggacagctgcttcacagaagccaggccagaaacAGCAAGGAccaagattttccctgtactgtccaCTCGCCCAAAACTTGCCCATGTTGGCCACCTCCCTCGATGTTGTGTACAGTAGATTTTGCAACGTATGCGTTGAGGACAATCTGAGTGcgttttgcacactttgcaactcaaaactaaataggggctctgagaaaagcaacctgaccacctcagccatgcgccgtcatttgtaaggccAGCATTGAGCTCAGTGGGAttgagcaaacacaggacaatcgttggctggcgttgccgacactgaatcttccactgtttccagtgctggtgctacagtccagaccaccagcctggacacctccacatctgcctctgacactttggggagttcaccctcatctgccccttttcctgcctctgctccttctcctgcaccatcatgcgcctcttcccagcaactccccatctcccaggcgtttcattgcaggcagaagtacagcgtaacccacccacatgcccaagccttcaacagcctcatctcaaaactgctggctctggagatgttggtgtttatgctagtggagactcagaccttccgtgacctgatggcagctgcggcaactcactatgctgcccctagccatcactacgtctcttggtgtgccgtccctgccttcccaGCCAGCACGTGTCtcataacatcagtcaggccctGACTTCCGTGCTTTGcgctaaggtccacttgaccaccgacacatcgacaagcgcatgtggtcagggatgctgcttctctatagtgacaggcagggtgaatgtagtggaggctgggcccgGCTAGCAAACTGGGGCGGCCTGCGGGAAGTCTGCAGTTCTGGGTCCAAGAATTTACCAGTCCTACTTTACTCTCAGAAGCTCAACCCAAGTGATCTAATGTTTTCTCCACATCCAAGCTGAGCGCCAAAAGTTTAGAATATGATCTGGAGATAAAATCAATTAAATTGATCGTCCTCTTAGTGTTTTTCTCCTACAAGGGACAAATCCAACCTGATCTTTGTGAATCAGAGATGGGATACAAGCCTTAAGTCTGGAAGCCAAAAGTTTGGGGAACATCTTGAGGTCGACATTTACAAagtgcaatggatctataatcCTTACAGTCTAGATGGTCTCGGCCAGGTTTTTGAATGAGGTTAAGGAAAGAATGCAAGGTGGAATCAGGAACGGTGTCGTGTTCAGCTCTGTCATTATCGGAGCATGGTCAGACCAAGTACTGGAACCAGTTGAGGCCCCCTTATAAAGGCGGAGCACTAAGGCATTCTCAAAAGAGTAATCCATTCTGGTATGAGTATTAGTGCAAAGGGAATAGAAACTATATGACCGATCCGTGGGATGATTAATGTGCCAAAGATCGTACATAGGGCAACGCCGGATTATAGATATTGTGgaaaatgtcacattttttttacattttttttaaaactaaacCAAGGAGTAGCTATGATGCGCCATCTGTcttccttttgctcaatccactcctggctttgagttttgaaaatgttgcattttacacagttttttttttttcagaaatatgGCGAAGGGATTAAATAAAATTTACAATTCAATTTTCCAAACTTTAAAAGGCTGCGTTTAATTaagctgcatttaaaaaaaagaaataaataagttTATTATTTTGGatctatatattaaatattaaaatttaGAATTCAAATTAtgtaattttaatttatttttttttctactttttgacTCTTTCACTGATTTAAATAATAAGTAatacatttaatttattttaatattttattaattttcataTCCGTTCGGATTATTTGTAATAAACATGATGACGTCCCCGCAGATTGTCTCTGATTAGAGGAGTGTTACTCGGGGGATGTTCTTGGATCTCTCTCAGGATTTTGCAGGTGTCGGGATCTCTATAAATGTAGCGAGAGAAGGATCACatatctatatgtatctatctatgtatctatgtatctatctatatgtatctATTGTATCATTCCTATTGTACTGTCCGGACGTGTTTATGGTCCTAGTAATATACTCCGGGGGGCGCTGCCTTATATCTAGGATTGGAGAGGTTTCTAAATTTTATCTTAGAATAAACTCAGAAATGGAAATCCTAAAAAACAAAGCGGAGGTGATTCTCACATCCACAATTACTAAGATTTCTACACTCTTCTCTCCATCTCTCAGTAGGATGAAGGTTTAATTATAGTTTTTTTATTTCATCTCAGATTTGTATTCGTCTCATCTTGATACATAGTAACATCACTGCATAGAACATAGCAATGTTTTTACtgctttttttaaagttttttttttttccacatttcctATGTTCACTTAGTTCAGATTTATGGTTAGACCCCGGCACTATTCTACTGTAAATTGTCAAATTGTCCTATTTTTTTCCTCCAGGCAAAACCTACAAATAACGTCACTTCTGTTGATCTTCTCGGGTTCACAAATCTTTCTAACTTGAAATTCCCATTTTTCTCCCTACTGGTTCTTATATACTGTGCAACCATTTCCGGAAACCTTCTTATCATGGTCTTGTATGTAGTGAGTAAATCCCTTCGgtcccccatgtacttcttccttACACAGCTCTCTTTGTGTGACCTCCTGCTGACCACAGATATTGTCCCCGTCCTGCTTCACACTGTCCTACATGGAGGGATTACCATGACTCTCATCGGCTGTATTGTGCAGTTGTATGTCTTTGTTATATCTGAGTCCTCGGAATGTCTTCTCCTGTCGGTGATGTCTTATGACcggtatgtggccatctgtaacccgCTCCGCTATCACTCCATCATGAGCCAGAGATTCTGTCTTATGTCTGTTAGTAGTATTTGGCTGTTTGGTTTTATGGTGATGCTGATGTATGTTATCTCCATGTATAACCTGTATTACTGTGGACCGCACATCATTGACCATTTATATTGTGATTTTGAGCCCATAATGCAACTCTCCTGCTCTGATACATCCATAATCCATATACAGATTCTTATCATTGCTGTTTTAAATGGATTTTTCCCTTTCATAGTCATTGTCATGTCCTATGTGTACATTGTCCTTGCCATCCTGAAGATCCCATCCAATACCGGAAGacataaagccttctccacctgcagctccCACCTCACTGTAGTCTCTATACTTTATGGGGCATTAATCTTTGCCTATATGTTTCCTGCAAAAGGAAAGTCATTGAACTTGGGCAAGGTCTTGTCTCTGATTTATACTGTGGTGACCCCACTGcttaaccccattatatacacccTGAGGAACAAAGACTTTAAAGACGCTTTCCAGAAGCTCAAACTTGTCCAATAGGGAGGAAGGGGCTCGGATCTGATGTAAGTGACTGGATTAACTGAGTCAGGCAGAGCTTGATCCAACTGGATCCAAAAGCAAGAAGTGGAACGTCCTGGCTTAGATCACAGGATGTTCATCATCATTACAGTTTGCTTCAGTAGGTAAAGTTTGAAGAGTATGGGATCTGGAGCATTATGGGCCTGATAAAGCTTTCAGAAAGCTCAATAACTTCAAAAGGCCATTAGTATTTCCACAGGTAATTATTCTCCCCACCCCACTCCAAATTACAATCACATACAGATACAGGCCACACAAATCTGGTGATTTCAATACTTACCTATTTTTGCCGCAAAGCAATGATATGGCCCCAggtgtgcacctcttctattgtcctcctcctATCTGtacacctcttctattgtcctcctcctatctgtgcacctcttctattgtccttctGGCTGTGCTCCTCTTCCATTGTCCTCTtgactgtgcacctcttctattgtcctcctggcagctcacctcttctattgtcctcctgactgtgcacctcttctattgtcctcctggcagctcacctcttctattgtcctcctggctgtgcacctcttctattgtcctcctgtctgtgcacctcttctattttcTTCCTGACTGGGCACCTCTTGTattgtcctcctgtctgtgcacctcttctattgtcctcctgtctgtgcacctcttctattgtcctcctggctgTTCACATCTACTATtgtcctcctgactgtgcacctcttctattttcCTCCCggttgtgcacctcttctattgtcctcctagcTGTGCACATCTACTATtgtcctcctgactgtgcacctcttctattgtcctccaggctgtgcacctcttctattgtcctcccgactgtgcacctcttctattttcCTCCcagctgtgcacctcttctattgtcctcctagctgtgcacctcttctattgtcctcctggctgTTCACATCTACTATtgtcctcctgactgtgcacctcttctattgtcctcccggctgtgcacctcttctattgtcctcctgactgtgcacctcttctattgtcctcctggctgTGAACCAGCCAGGAGGACAGTTGTCCTCCTGGCTTTGCGGTACCTCCCAGCTGCTTATCTCTTCTCTTGGCTGCTAAGCTGTGCGCCTGTTCTATTATCCTGCCGGCTACCCTGTCCCCCaacgtgggactattaaaggattatcttatcttacctgcACTATAGTAACACAAATGATACAATAAATTGGCCAACAACATGGCCGGAAAGACATTAAAAGAGGTGCACAGTTGGGCAACGCATCAacactttgcaggaaaaataCATACATATGAAATTCCTTATAGCTGGAGAAAATAGTGTGGTGAGGGGGCCTTTGAGATCCCCTGGTTTAGGGAAACTGGTGTGACACCTATAGCTTGTTGTTCTGTGTTTGGCTGGAAGGTCCACAGCACTGGACACACAGTAGAACAGCTATAGAATACTGAGGACCTTCTGACTGAAGAcagaacaaagtgatgtcacataaTGTGGCTTACTAGTCACCAACACATACTATGGCTccattttgttttgcttttttccccacacagtatatggcctccTTTTATTTTGGATCCCACAGAGTATATAACCTCCTtttttccccacacagtacatgacTAGGGGACTATAATCTACACTTACCCATGCTCCTCTACAGGCCAGCCTCcaatgctgccaccaccagagattTTGTAGCTTGTTATGATGTTAAATTGGTTTCCTAAGAAATTGGAGCCTGACCAAATTAGAGGTGAACTGAAGGTGGACAAGTATATATAGTATCCCTCCAATGTGATGCCTGATCTTTTTATATTCATAAATATTTTTTCCAGAAAAACCAACTATGCGAGGGCCCATAGCCATAGAGTTTATCAGTCTTGACCTAAAATGATGGTACTGAAAATTAAGAAAGTGTGACTGGTTGACGTTGTGTGACTCCTCGAAGCAATGCCCTGATTTGGAGTCATCACCAAGGACCTAACCGTGATCTAGTCGTGATTGGTGAAGGCTAAAGAACACAATATTATTTGTTGCAGGAATCCAGTATTTCACTGACACACATTTCAGCAATTGTGAAACAGTAACTTTGTATGTTTGTAGCATAAAGTCTCCAACAAGCCAGTGTCCCTTCTCAAAGATGGAAGCTGGCATGGAGGGTTATACACATGACGTCACCATACCCCAATGCTTGGCCTCCCCTTGAGTATTGTGTTACTCAGCCTGAGCccatatacatagggttatacaACAGAGCATGCTCAGCCAACCTCTGGCCGTGTTACTCAGTATGTTTGACATTGAAAGGTTAATTGAACAGGACGGGTAGGCTATGCACATGTAACTACCATATCACATGTAGCATACAAATCAGATATATCCTATGCATTGCAATAAGCAGGTACAGATATCAAATGTTCTACTTGTCAGATGTTATCCTAAGTTACAGGACTACCGACCTAAAGGGAGAACCCAGCCCAGAATATAGATAGGTTTGGGTATAATAAAttacacagagttttcctcttatCACGATATTGTTAATATatttctgtttttgtcaatatgcaaattagcccttTAGACAACAATGGAGAAGCCATTGCTCCAAAAAATGTAAGCGGCAGTGTCCACAAAAATGtggatatctcggcaacggagacgCTGATACACAAAGTGAATCACCATTTAATggagttgaccctaacctatctatctgcagggctcactTTAAAggatgggttctgctgacagactccttctaAGGCAAACAAAGGGGTTGTTTCCACCACCTTTCAGTTCTGTTACATTCACCACATGTGAAATATCCCATTATTTTCTGATCCATCCACATTCTGGGTCAGATAGAGATGTAACGGCTCTGTAGTAACCAAACACAAAAAGTTCGGTGAACAAACTTTTCTTATTTAACCCCTAATAAATGGAAAGCTCTATAATGACAGTCagagtgaatgtagtggaggctggacCCGGCTCGCAAACTGGGGCGGCCTGCGGGATGGCTGCGGTTCTGGGTCCTACTTTACCAGTCCTACTTTACTCTCAGAAGCTCAACCCAAGTGATCAAATGTTTTCTCCACATCCAAGCTGAGCGCCAAAAGTTCAGAATTTGATCTGGAGATAAAATCAATTAAATTGATCATCCTCTTAGTGTTTTTCTCCTACAAGGGTCAAATCCAACCTGATCTTTGTGAATCAGAGATGGGATACAAGCCTTAAGTCTGGAAGCCAAAATTTTGGTGAACATCTTGAGGTCGACATTTACAAagtgcaatggatctataatcCGTACAGTCTAGAAGGTCTCGACCAGGTTTTTGAATGAGGTTAAGCAAAGAATGCAAGGTGGAATCAGGAACGGTGTCGTGTTCAGCTCTGTCATTATCGGAGCATGGTCAGACCAAGTACTGGAACCAGTTGAGGCCCCCTTATAAAGGCGGAGCACTAAGGCATTCTCAAAAGAGTAATCCATTCTGGTATGAGTATTAGTGCAAAGGGAATAGAAACTATATGACCGATCCGTGGGATGATTAATGTGCCAAAGATCGTACATAGGGCAACGCCGGATTATAGATATTGTgcaaaatgtcactttttattttatattttttaaactaaACCTAGGAGTAGCTATGATGTGCCACCTAtctgtcttcctttcttcctttcactcaatccacttctggtttcagtggcatcaaaatctgccccccccaaaaaaaaaaaaaaacaacgtaaaACTCctgttgctccggtgtcctcccttcCGGGTCTCTTCCAGCATTGTGctaaagctgctgattggcctcagcagtcatgtgaccagtgagCCCAAT includes the following:
- the LOC142204275 gene encoding olfactory receptor 5V1-like, which encodes MPRGVEMQLGSKCFSPTRDKSNLIFVNQRWDTSLKSGSQKFGEHLEVDIYKVQWIYNPYSLDGLGQAKPTNNVTSVDLLGFTNLSNLKFPFFSLLVLIYCATISGNLLIMVLYVVSKSLRSPMYFFLTQLSLCDLLLTTDIVPVLLHTVLHGGITMTLIGCIVQLYVFVISESSECLLLSVMSYDRYVAICNPLRYHSIMSQRFCLMSVSSIWLFGFMVMLMYVISMYNLYYCGPHIIDHLYCDFEPIMQLSCSDTSIIHIQILIIAVLNGFFPFIVIVMSYVYIVLAILKIPSNTGRHKAFSTCSSHLTVVSILYGALIFAYMFPAKGKSLNLGKVLSLIYTVVTPLLNPIIYTLRNKDFKDAFQKLKLVQ